The following proteins are encoded in a genomic region of Coffea eugenioides isolate CCC68of chromosome 6, Ceug_1.0, whole genome shotgun sequence:
- the LOC113773040 gene encoding protein SMAX1-LIKE 3, giving the protein MRAGGCTVQQTLTVEAATVVKQALALARRRGHAQVTPLHVANTMLSASNGLLRTACLQSHAHPLQCKALELCFNVALNRLPASSSGPMLGAHSQHPTISNALVAAFKRAQAHQRRGSIENQQQPLLAVKIELEQLVISILDDPSVSRVMREAGFSSTQVKSNVEQAVSLELCSSQSQAPPSRNKSKGNDLLVLSQPTPNADSALKVSKLSASGTPVKDEDVACVFENLVNKRRKNFVIVGECLASLEGVVGGMMDKIDKGDVVDGLREVKFVSVPLNSFVSLHREEVEQKIGELTCLVRSLVGKGVVLYLGDLKWVADYRANSGEQGRNNYYCPVEHMIMELGRLLCGVIENGRCWLVGIATFQTYMRCSSGYHSLETLWGLYPITLPAGSLGLSLNTESGTGSESESRSKKAQNDSFQFLLGNMEEGQLTCFADAEVQSVKSSISNSEASMSSLPAWLKDESKRLKNNDQNCAALVKWNPIWSPVHKQTKPLERTLSFSPSSSPSSSTSFFSYDQQHIDLHDSPSMLFELRQSFRVDPKQAISPITSSTPNSASSSDLMEMEYIPRFKEFNAENLNILCNALEQKVPWQKHVVPDIAVTILQCRSGMLRRKEKITSTTGHEVKEEAWLFFLGLDVQAKEKIARELAKVVFGSHSSFSSIALSSFSSTRADSTEDLRNKRSRDEQSCSYIGRLAQAISLNPHRVFLVEDVEQADFSSQVGIKRAVERGSITNSSGEQVSLSDAIIILSCESFSSRSRACSPSKQKIEEKGGTMDETRSPCVSLDLNISFDDDSVEEDQSIDDIGILENVDRCIVFKIQEL; this is encoded by the exons ATGAGAGCAGGAGGGTGCACAGTGCAGCAAACTCTGACAGTTGAGGCAGCAACGGTCGTAAAACAGGCGCTAGCACTAGCCAGAAGACGCGGTCATGCCCAGGTAACACCGCTTCATGTTGCAAACACCATGCTTTCAGCTTCCAATGGCCTACTCCGAACGGCTTGTCTCCAATCTCATGCTCACCCCCTCCAATGCAAAGCCCTAGAGCTTTGCTTCAACGTTGCACTCAATCGTCTCCCTGCTTCTTCATCTGGCCCCATGTTAGGTGCTCACTCTCAACACCCAACAATCTCCAATGCGCTCGTTGCTGCCTTCAAGCGAGCTCAAGCCCATCAAAGGCGTGGCTCTATAGAGAATCAGCAGCAACCCCTTCTAGCTGTGAAAATTGAGCTAGAGCAGCTTGTAATATCCATATTGGATGACCCTAGTGTCAGTAGAGTCATGAGAGAAGCAGGTTTTTCAAGTACTCAAGTGAAAAGCAATGTAGAACAAGCTGTTTCCCTGGAACTATGTTCTTCTCAATCTCAAGCCCCGCCATCGAGGAACAAGTCCAAAGGAAATGACCTTCTTGTCTTGTCCCAGCCGACTCCAAATGCAGACAGTGCACTGAAAGTAAGCAAACTTAGTGCATCTGGTACTCCTGTTAAGGATGAAGACGTGGCCTGTGTGTTTGAGAATTTagtaaacaaaagaagaaagaattttgTAATAGTAGGTGAATGTCTTGCCAGCTTAGAAGGGGTGGTTGGAGGAATGATGGATAAGATTGATAAAGGTGATGTTGTAGATGGGTTGAGGGAGGTGAAATTTGTAAGTGTTCCGCTGAACAGTTTTGTTAGTCTCCACAGGGAAGAGGTTGAACAGAAAATAGGGGAGTTGACCTGCTTGGTGAGAAGTCTTGTGGGGAAAGGAGTTGTATTATACTTGGGGGATCTAAAGTGGGTTGCTGATTACAGGGCTAATTCTGGTGAGCAAGGAAGAAATAATTACTATTGCCCCGTGGAGCACATGATCATGGAACTGGGGAGATTGCTTTGTGGGGTTATAGAAAATGGAAGGTGTTGGCTCGTGGGAATCGCTACCTTTCAAACATACATGAGATGCAGCAGTGGCTACCATTCGCTTGAAACTCTTTGGGGACTGTATCCGATTACACTGCCTGCGGGCAGTCTTGGTTTGAGTCTCAATACCGAGAG CGGCACTGGCTCAGAAAGCGAGTCAAGAAGCAAAAAAGCACAAAACGACTCATTTCAGTTCCTACTTGGGAACATGGAGGAGGGGCAGCTAACATGCTTTGCTGATGCCGAAGTTCAAAGTGTCAAAAGCAGCATCTCTAACAGTGAGGCTTCAATGTCAAGTCTACCTGCATGGCTCAAGGATGAAAGCAAAAGACTCAAAAACAATGATCAG AACTGTGCTGCGCTAGTTAAATGGAACCCGATTTGGAGTCCAGTCCACAAACAGACCAAGCCACTCGAGAGAACATTAAGCTTCTCTCCATCATCCTCGCCTTCCTCTTCTACTTCCTTCTTCTCATATGATCAACAGCATATCGATTTACATGACAGCCCTTCGATGCTCTTTGAGCTTAGGCAATCCTTTAGGGTCGACCCTAAGCAAGCTATTTCACCTATTACTTCTTCTACTCCAAATTCTGCTTCTTCAAGCGACCTCATGGAGATGGAGTACATTCCAAGGTTTAAGGAGTTCAATGCTGAGAACCTGAATATCTTATGCAATGCGTTGGAGCAAAAGGTCCCATGGCAGAAACATGTTGTTCCCGATATTGCTGTGACTATCCTGCAATGCAGGTCTGGAAtgttgagaagaaaagaaaagatcacAAGTACTACTGGTCATGAGGTCAAAGAAGAGGCATGGCTATTCTTCCTAGGTCTTGACGTGCAAGCTAAAGAAAAGATTGCAAGGGAATTAGCTAAAGTTGTTTTTGGTTCTCACTCAAGCTTTTCATCTATTGCTTTAAGCAGTTTTTCATCGACAAGAGCTGATTCAACTGAAGATTTGAGAAATAAAAGGTCGAGAGATGAACAAAGCTGTAGTTACATTGGAAGACTTGCACAAGCAATTTCATTGAATCCTCATCGTGTTTTCTTAGTGGAAGATGTGGAGCAAGCTGACTTTAGCTCTCAGGTGGGCATAAAAAGGGCTGTTGAAAGAGGAAGCATCACAAACTCAAGTGGCGAACAAGTAAGTCTCAGCGATGCCATTATAATTTTGTCCTGTGAGAGTTTTAGCTCTAGATCAAGAGCCTGCTCTCCTTCTAAGcagaaaatagaagaaaaaggtGGCACCATGGACGAAACCCGAAGCCCTTGTGTCTCATTGGACTTGAATATTTCCTTTGATGATGACAGCGTTGAAGAAGATCAGTCCATTGATGATATAGGGATTCTTGAAAACGTGGATAGATGCATCGTCTTCAAAATCCAGGAACTGTAG
- the LOC113772815 gene encoding U3 small nucleolar ribonucleoprotein protein IMP4: protein MLRRNVRLRREYLYRKNLEGKERLLYEKKRKIKQALEEGKPIPTELRNEEAALRQEIDLEDEYTAVPRSTIDDEYANATERDPKILLTTSRDPSAPLTQFVKELKFVFPNTQRMNRGGQVISEIIETCRAHDFTDVILVHEHRGVPDGLVISHLPFGPTAYFGLLNVVTRHDIKDKKAIGTMPEAYPHLILDNFSTKLGERTANILKHLLPVPKPDTKRIITFANQSDYISFRHHLYEKRGGPKSIELKEIGPRFELRLYQIKLGTMDQDEAQTEWVLRPYMNTSKKRKMIGD from the exons ATGTTGAGAAGAAACGTGAGATTGAGGAGAGAGTATCTGTACAGGAAGAATTTGGAGGGTAAAGAGCGTTTGCTTTACGAGAAGAAGCGTAAAATTAAACAAGCTCTAGAAG AGGGAAAACCAATTCCTACCGAGCTCAGAAACGAAGAGGCAGCTCTTCGCCAAGAAATCGACCTCGAAGATGAATACACGGCTG TACCCCGATCAACTATTGATGACGAATATGCTAATGCCACGGAACGAGATCCAAAGATTTTACTAACAACATCACGTGATCCAAGTGCTCCTCTTACACAATTTGTAAAG GAACTAAAATTTGTCTTTCCTAATACACAAAGAATGAATCGCGGTGGCCAG GTGATATCTGAAATAATTGAAACCTGCCGAGCTCATGATTTCACAGATGTCATATTGGTTCATGAGCATCGTGGCGTTCCTGATGGTCTTGTTATAAGCCATCTACCTTTTGGTCCAACTGCTTACTTTGGGTTGCTCAATGTG GTCACAAGACATGATATCAAGGACAAAAAAGCTATTGGAACCATGCCTGAGGCCTATCCACATTTGATTCTCGACAACTTCTCAACTAAG CTCGGTGAAAGAACAGCAAATATTTTAAAGCATCTACTTCCAGTACCCAAGCCTGATACGAAACGAATTATCACTTTTGCTAATCAATCAGACTACATCTCATTCAG GCATCATTTATATGAGAAACGTGGAGGTCCCAAGTCCATTGAACTGAAAGAGATTGGCCCCCGCTTTGAATTGAGACTTTACCAG ATCAAGTTAGGAACAATGGATCAAGATGAAGCTCAAACTGAATGGGTTTTGAGACCTTATATGAACACGtccaagaagaggaagatgatcGGAGACTGA
- the LOC113775098 gene encoding NDR1/HIN1-like protein 3 → MPEPHLNGAYYGPSIPPPKHYHRPGRGGGGSCNPFSCCCGCLCNCILSCIFQILCTIVVVLGIIILVLWLIFRPNKVKFYANDAELTQFDLSSTNNTLYYNLALNMTVRNPNKRIGIYYDRIEASAFYQGQRLKNVELDSFYQPHKNTSSLHAVFQGQQLVTLGSDEASNYKDDKNSGSYNIDVELYMRIRLKFGWVKSPKFKPKIKCDLEIPLNSNGTASGTFESKRCGLDW, encoded by the coding sequence CCCATCCATTCCACCACCAAAGCACTACCACCGCCCCGGACGCGGCGGCGGCGGCAGTTGCAACCCCTTCAGCTGTTGCTGCGGCTGCCTCTGCAACTGCATCCTCAGTTGCATCTTCCAAATCCTCTGCACCATCGTCGTCGTCCTGGGCATAATCATCCTGGTCCTGTGGCTGATCTTCCGCCCCAACAAGGTCAAGTTCTATGCAAACGACGCCGAGTTGACTCAGTTCGACCTGTCCAGCACCAACAACACCCTCTACTACAACCTGGCCCTCAACATGACCGTCCGGAACCCCAACAAGAGGATCGGGATTTACTACGATAGGATCGAGGCCAGTGCATTCTACCAAGGCCAGAGGCTTAAGAACGTGGAACTGGATTCCTTCTACCAGCCTCACAAGAACACTAGCTCCTTGCACGCCGTGTTCCAGGGGCAGCAATTGGTGACGCTGGGAAGCGACGAGGCTTCCAACTACAAGGACGATAAGAATTCCGGCTCGTATAATATCGACGTGGAGCTGTATATGCGGATAAGATTGAAGTTCGGTTGGGTGAAGTCTCCGAAGTTTAAGCCCAAGATCAAGTGCGATTTGGAGATTCCTTTGAACTCCAATGGCACAGCGTCCGGGACATTCGAGTCCAAACGCTGCGGTCTTGATTGGTAG
- the LOC113776141 gene encoding uncharacterized protein LOC113776141, with protein MSGLSKHGAALTIIFVLSLVALFAQLFYFLWRRRVFQPQTPPQAATTTAPTNSHTFSDPSTNFASSLSSSSKELLCFLCLSSSRVEPTSTPPSLNSTAQGEDDMEVIDIFKLRNLYGPSRVLFTIKEEDSENDVEPEKSAVCSSATTKPNTTAKRVSLEECFNAADDGSIGEEAEAVVALAIGGDRINNAGDQSGVMTPISTPCESPLYFTPSASPVGGGAGQMLDKSYVSR; from the coding sequence ATGAGTGGTCTAAGCAAGCATGGCGCTGCCCTCACCATAATCTTCGTCCTCTCATTAGTGGCTCTCTTTGCCCAGCTCTTTTACTTTCTATGGCGCCGCCGCGTCTTCCAACCTCAAACTCCACCCCAGGCAGCTACTACCACAGCCCCCACCAACTCCCACACATTCTCCGACCCGTCCACTAACTTTGCCTCCTCATTGTCTTCCTCTTCCAAAGAGCTCCTCTGCTTCCTCTGTCTCAGCAGCTCGCGAGTCGAACCCACCTCGACTCCACCGAGTCTGAACTCAACCGCCCAGGGGGAGGATGACATGGAGGTGATCGACATTTTCAAACTCCGGAACCTGTACGGACCCTCGAGGGTTCTCTTTACCATTAAAGAAGAAGACAGCGAGAACGATGTGGAGCCTGAAAAGTCTGCAGTGTGCTCGTCAGCCACCACGAAGCCTAATACTACCGCTAAGCGGGTGAGCTTAGAGGAGTGTTTTAATGCGGCCGATGATGGGTCCATCGGCGAGGAGGCGGAGGCAGTAGTGGCACTGGCAATAGGAGGTGACCGTATCAACAATGCTGGTGATCAAAGTGGGGTGATGACGCCCATTTCAACGCCTTGTGAATCACCTTTGTATTTTACTCCGTCGGCATCACCGGTTGGCGGGGGAGCTGGTCAGATGCTAGATAAGTCATACGTGTCCCGATAG